One genomic window of Azospirillum sp. TSH58 includes the following:
- a CDS encoding class I SAM-dependent methyltransferase — translation MSSADGTNSDKHYWHQYIDAYRQAFQTLGPVRIILEYGVFRGDSIRWLRSQFPDAFIIGADILEPQPEWPQDERIQYVRFDQNDPEHIGRSLRANNIQFDLIIEDGSHIPQHQAWCLTQSLPHLRSGGLYILEDIHTSHPDHSLYRAYCADYPQPPATSLQVLLALQHIRAAGRPFTDAMAAGLASKDFFTVEEVKALHADIAGIELYRRTRLPLRCYKCGGNDYDYAALACRCGVPLYETADSMSFLIRKT, via the coding sequence ATGAGCAGCGCGGACGGAACGAACTCCGACAAGCATTACTGGCACCAGTACATCGACGCCTACCGTCAGGCCTTCCAGACGCTGGGCCCGGTGCGGATCATCCTGGAATACGGGGTGTTCCGGGGCGATTCGATCCGCTGGCTGCGCTCCCAGTTCCCGGACGCCTTCATCATCGGCGCCGACATCCTCGAACCGCAGCCGGAATGGCCGCAGGACGAGCGAATCCAGTATGTGCGGTTCGACCAGAACGATCCCGAACACATCGGGCGCAGCCTGCGGGCCAACAACATCCAGTTCGACCTCATCATCGAGGACGGCAGCCACATCCCTCAGCATCAGGCGTGGTGCCTGACCCAGTCCCTGCCCCATCTGCGCAGCGGCGGCCTGTACATCCTGGAGGACATCCACACCTCGCACCCGGACCACAGCCTCTACCGCGCCTACTGCGCCGATTACCCCCAGCCGCCGGCCACCAGCCTTCAGGTCCTGCTCGCCCTCCAGCACATCCGGGCGGCGGGACGTCCCTTCACCGACGCGATGGCCGCGGGCCTGGCGTCGAAGGATTTCTTCACGGTGGAGGAGGTGAAGGCGCTGCACGCGGACATCGCCGGGATCGAGCTGTACCGGCGCACACGGCTGCCCCTGCGCTGCTACAAATGCGGCGGCAACGATTACGACTACGCGGCGCTGGCCTGCCGTTGCGGCGTTCCGCTCTACGAGACGGCGGACTCCATGTCCTTCCTGATCCGCAAGACCTGA
- a CDS encoding transglycosylase SLT domain-containing protein, with amino-acid sequence MRVKAVKSAAALAAGGLIASFLTASPAMAQDASVQTAAAQPPAFQSTTERTIRALEALAGKGSPRAQYELAMRYEVGKGVNRDERMALSLYCRAARQDYAEAAYRAGRMHMAGRGAVSKDEELGRSWLRRAALLGNEDAAQMVKPASASGKAAASKAPDRCEPPSVRWGVIRMPPKEIRAMVTKMAPSYGLDPDLVLAVIAVESGYRVDVVSEKNAMGLMQLIPETAERFGVTKPFDPEQNLRGGMKYLRWLLAYFDGNVTLALAGYNAGEGAVVQYKGVPPYRETQDYVVKVHSVYPRRVHPHDPGVVRSAGLPAAKQEEVAELSVSRSGGASKR; translated from the coding sequence ATGCGCGTCAAGGCGGTGAAAAGCGCGGCGGCCCTGGCCGCCGGCGGGCTGATCGCGTCCTTTCTGACGGCGTCTCCGGCCATGGCCCAGGACGCGTCGGTTCAGACGGCGGCGGCCCAGCCTCCCGCCTTCCAAAGCACGACCGAGCGCACCATCCGCGCGCTGGAGGCGCTGGCCGGCAAGGGCAGCCCCCGCGCCCAGTATGAGCTGGCGATGCGCTACGAGGTCGGCAAAGGCGTGAACCGGGACGAGCGGATGGCCCTCTCCCTCTATTGCCGGGCGGCCCGCCAGGACTACGCCGAGGCCGCCTACCGCGCCGGACGCATGCACATGGCCGGGCGTGGCGCGGTGTCGAAGGACGAGGAGCTTGGCCGTTCCTGGCTGCGCCGCGCCGCCCTGCTGGGCAACGAGGACGCGGCGCAGATGGTCAAGCCGGCCAGCGCCTCGGGCAAGGCCGCGGCAAGCAAGGCGCCTGACCGCTGCGAACCGCCGAGCGTGCGCTGGGGCGTGATCCGCATGCCGCCCAAGGAAATCCGCGCCATGGTGACCAAGATGGCCCCCAGCTACGGGCTCGACCCGGATCTGGTGCTGGCGGTGATCGCCGTGGAATCCGGCTACCGCGTGGATGTGGTGTCGGAAAAGAACGCCATGGGGCTGATGCAGCTCATCCCCGAGACGGCGGAGCGCTTCGGCGTGACCAAGCCCTTCGACCCCGAGCAGAACCTGCGCGGCGGCATGAAGTATCTGCGTTGGCTGCTGGCCTATTTCGACGGCAACGTGACGCTGGCGCTGGCCGGCTACAACGCGGGCGAAGGGGCCGTGGTCCAGTACAAGGGCGTCCCGCCCTACCGCGAGACACAGGACTATGTGGTGAAGGTCCACAGCGTCTACCCGCGCCGCGTCCATCCCCACGACCCCGGCGTGGTGCGCTCCGCCGGCCTGCCCGCCGCGAAGCAGGAGGAGGTCGCCGAATTGAGCGTCTCCCGCTCCGGCGGCGCTTCGAAACGCTGA
- a CDS encoding sigma-70 family RNA polymerase sigma factor yields the protein MANHVASSLRRPASSPAPLDPVALKPVMGSRRADEDELNVAVEAEDGVEADDPATDEAAETPSAPLAPPDPAIIAQIEAEIPRLRRFARAMVRDATLADDLVQECLERALSRLHLWRPGSNLRAWLFTILRNLHINGIRRRQAVVDIDGEGQAAIGAAHGGQFVRLELRDLKRALGLLPTEQREVVLLIGLEGISYGEAADILGISIGTVKSRLSRGRRALRQLMEGNSPTDED from the coding sequence ATGGCGAACCACGTCGCGAGTTCCTTGCGCCGTCCGGCAAGCAGCCCCGCGCCGCTTGACCCCGTCGCCCTCAAGCCGGTGATGGGAAGCCGCCGTGCGGACGAGGACGAGTTGAACGTTGCGGTCGAAGCCGAGGACGGCGTCGAAGCCGACGATCCGGCCACCGACGAGGCGGCGGAAACGCCGTCGGCGCCGCTGGCGCCCCCCGACCCGGCGATCATCGCGCAGATCGAGGCGGAAATTCCCCGCCTGCGCCGTTTCGCCCGCGCCATGGTGCGGGACGCCACGCTGGCCGACGACCTTGTCCAGGAATGCCTGGAGCGCGCCCTGTCGCGCCTGCATCTCTGGCGGCCCGGCAGCAATCTGCGCGCCTGGCTCTTCACCATTCTGCGCAATCTGCACATCAACGGCATCCGCCGCCGTCAGGCGGTCGTGGACATCGACGGCGAAGGGCAGGCGGCGATCGGCGCCGCCCATGGCGGGCAGTTCGTCCGGCTGGAGCTGCGCGACCTGAAGCGCGCGCTCGGCCTGCTGCCGACCGAACAGCGCGAGGTGGTCCTGCTGATCGGGCTGGAGGGCATCTCCTATGGCGAGGCCGCCGACATCCTCGGCATCTCCATCGGCACCGTGAAGTCGCGCCTGTCGCGCGGACGGCGCGCCCTGCGCCAGCTCATGGAAGGGAACAGCCCGACCGACGAGGACTGA
- a CDS encoding DUF1328 domain-containing protein, giving the protein MLYWALVFFVIALIAGALGFGGIASASSGIAQILFFLFLILFAASLILGLVRRR; this is encoded by the coding sequence ATGCTCTATTGGGCACTTGTTTTCTTCGTGATCGCGCTGATCGCCGGCGCACTCGGTTTCGGCGGGATTGCCTCGGCCTCTTCAGGCATAGCGCAAATCCTGTTCTTCCTCTTCCTGATCCTGTTCGCGGCGAGTTTGATTCTGGGCCTGGTCAGGCGCCGCTAG